From the genome of Tistrella bauzanensis:
GCCTCTGGGCGTCGTCCGTCAGCGGACGCTGGCCGTGCCGATGCGGTGCAGCGGCATCGGTCTGCATAGCGGCATGCCCGTCGAGATGATCCTGCGCCCGGCGCCGGTGGACAGCGGTATCCGCTTCCGCCGGACCGATCTTGGGGGCGTGATCGTGCCGGCGCGGCATGACACCATCATCAACACCCGGCTGTGCAGCATGTTGGGCGTTCCGGCTATGGGTGACCGGCCGGCGGCGAGCGTGTCGACGGTTGAACATCTGATGGCGGCGCTGGCCGCGGCCGGGATCGATAATCTGCTGGTCGATATCGACGGGCCGGAAGTGCCGGTGATGGACGGCAGTTCGCGCCCCTTTCTGTTCCTGATCGACTGCGCGGGCGTCACCGAGCAGGCGGCGGCGCGCCGCTTCATTGAGGTGCTGAAGCCGGTCGAGCTGGAGCAGGGTGCATCGCGGGTGCGGCTGGTTCCCGCCGACCGCTGGATTCTGGACGTCACGATCGACTTCGAAAACCCGGTGATCGGCCGCGAGCGGATCGAACTTGAATTGACCGCGAACGGCTTTGCCAGCGAGCTGGCTGCGGCCCGCACCTTCGGATTTGCTCATGAGGTGGAGCAGATGCGGGCGGCGGGCCTGGGTCGCGGCGGGTCGCTGGACAATGCCGTGGTGGTCGATGGCGGGGCGGTGCTGAACCCTGAGGGGCTGCGCTTTGCCGACGAATTCGTGCGCCACAAGGCACTGGATGCAGTGGGCGATCTGTATCTGGCCGGTGCACCGCTGCTGGCGCGCTTCGAGGGGCTGGCCCCGGGGCATGGGGTGAACAACGCCCTGTTGCACAAGCTGTTCGCCGATCCGACGGCGTGGCGTTATACCGAATGCGTCGCAGAGGCCGGTCAACTGCATCAGGTTGCGGCGGCCTGAGCCGCGAACCGCCGCGACCACGTCGCCTCAGCCGTATCGCAAAGTGGACCGTCACCCGACACAAAAAAACCCGCGCCGTTTCCCTGGGACGGCGCGGGTTTTTCAGTGGTCTTCGATCGGCCATGCAGGCGTGGGCATGACAGGGCCGTGGGGTGCCACCGGCGACGGCTACGATCTCTCGCGGTCGTCGGCCAGCAGATTGTCCACGTCCAGATCTGGCGCGAGCGGTGTCCCGTCGCGACGTCCGCCTTCTGACAAGGCCTTGATCAGGCGAATGATTGCCGTCCGCAAGGTCTGGTCGGTGATATCAGTGAAGTAGCGGACAAGCTCGATCGTCGACCGGTTCTTGCCGCCATGTTCCTTAGGCGCATCCAGATCTATACTGTCCGCAATCTCTTCGAGGCCGTCGAAGAAGAAAGCAACTGGCACCCCAAGTTTGGTTGCAATTTCATAAAGACGGCCAGCACTGACCCGATTCAGACCAGTTTCGTATTTCTGCACCTGCTGGTACGAAATATCGAGCGCTGCCGCCAGATGTTCCTGTGTCATGCCGAGCAGCGTCCGCCTCAGACGGATACGCTCTCCGACAAAATTATCGACACGTCTTGCCAGTTCCCCCATAGCGCAGGCGTCTCTGTGCATGTTTTTGTTGCTCATATTTGCGGTCGCATGAACAGGTTTGTCAAACAGAACTTCGAGTAATCATTCTTGTTCGCCGAACAGACATAACGGGCACGGAAACAATCGCCAGAGATATTCGCGCTAGAAAGTGACTTCTTCACATAATACCGTCGGTTGCTCCGGGATTCTTTCGCACGCTTCAAATTCATCGAGCCAGAGCTTGCAGCGAAATGCATGAATATATTCTCCGGCCTGCATCGACAATAAAAGCAGCGATCAAAGAATTGGTTGAAACCAGGCAGCCTCATGAACGCGTAACGGCGTATCATGAACAAAATATTAACTCTGTCGCTGCTTCCAGAAAATGGTCAGGGTTGTGGCCCAAGCCGATTCAGCGCCGTCCGGCTGCAATCGAAATGCTGTTTCAAAGTGAGAATTGAACCATGTCTCGCCTGCGACTTGCGCCCTGTGGGTGCGGAGATCGATGGATTATGTGCGCCGTGCTGTCATTCCGGCATGCGCTGTTCATCCCATCGCGGTCTTGGCCAACGCTGTACGTTTCTGATGCACCAGTCATATCCGGATATGACGCCCTGCCGCGTGATGGGAGGCCGTCGGCCCGGAGGTGGAGCCTGCGGGGGCGGTTTTCCATCATGATCGGTATGATCGGTATTCCGGTCTCATGGTGCGCAACAGAATGACGCACGGCCGGCCGCCGCCGTCGGCGGAATGCGGCGGCGGCGGGGGATGCCGTGGCATTGCCGGGGCACGCGCGCATCGATGCGCCACGGCTCTGTTCGTCCGGGACAAGAGTGATATAGTAGCGGCCGCCTGACCCGGGACTGTTGTCTGTGGTGGTTCGGGGGCGTGGCGCCGGCCGGCTGCAGTGGCGGGCAGGGCTTGAGTGCGTGACACCGAGTAAGCGTGACGGGGAGCGGATGGCGAAGGCAGTCGCAACGGAACGGGCGATCGCGATGCGGATGGCGGCACAGGCGGGCCGCGGCCGGAAGATCGCGCGGGCTGGCATCCTGCTGGCGGGCATGACCGTGCTCGCCGCGTGCTCCAGCGACAATGACGAGCCGGTCTATGTGGAACGGCCGGTCGACCAGATTTACAATGAGGCGGCGGGACAGCTCGACCAGGGCGAATATCGCGATGCCGCCCGCAGCTTCGACGAGGTGGAACGCCAGCATCCCTATTCGACCTGGGCCACGGAAGCGCAGCTGATGGCCGCGTATTCCTATTATCAGGCCAATGAATACGAGGATGCGATCGCGGCAGCCCAGCGTTTCATCGACCTGCATCCCGGCAATCCCAATGTTGCCTATGCCTATTACCTGGTGGGCCTGTGCAACTATGAGCGGATCTCGGATGTCGGACGCGATCAGGACATGACCCGCAAGGCGATGGAAGCCTTCGAGGAGGTGGTGCGCCGCTTCCCCGACAGCGCCTATGCCCGCGATGCGCGCCTGAAGATCGATCTGGCCCGCGACCATCTGGCGGGCAAGGAAATGCAGATCGGCCGCTATTACCTGACGCGCGGCATGTATATCGCGGCGATCAACCGGTTCCGCACCGTGGTTGAACGCTATCAGACCACCACCCATGCGCCGGAAGCCCTGCACAGGCTGACCGAGGCCTATCTTTCGCTCGGCATCGAGCGGGAGGCCCAGACCTCGGCCGCCGTGCTGGGGTACAACTATCCGGGCAGCGAGTGGTATGAGGACAGTTATGCCCTGCTCACCGGTCGCGATCTGCGCCCGGTTGAAGACAAGGGTTCGTGGATCAGCCGGGCCTTCAGCTCGGTGTTCTGATCCGTCGTCTCGAATGGGTCGGGCAGGGCCCGCGCGACTGACCGCGCCTGGGCCCGCCCGCAACCGTCACGGAAGGCCGGATGCTCGCAAGCCTCTCGATCCGCGACGTCGTTCTGATCGACCGGCTGGATCTCGACCTGGGGTCCGGTCTCGCCGTCCTGACCGGTGAAACCGGTGCCGGCAAATCCATTCTGCTCGACGCGCTGGGCCTGGCGCTGGGTGCGCGCGGTGACAGCGGGCTGGTCCGCGCCGGCGCGACGCAGGCATCGGTTACCGCCGTCTTCGAGCTGGCCCCTGGCCATGCGGTCTGGGCGGTGCTCGACGAACAGGCGATCCCCGTTGAAGCATCGCTGACCTTGCGCCGTGTGGTCACCGCCGATGGCCGCAGCCGCGCCTGGATCAACGATCGGGCGGTGGGTGTCACGCTGCTTCGACAGATCGGCGATTATCTGG
Proteins encoded in this window:
- the lpxC gene encoding UDP-3-O-acyl-N-acetylglucosamine deacetylase, with protein sequence MYLNDIHDSADFFRRAAPLGVVRQRTLAVPMRCSGIGLHSGMPVEMILRPAPVDSGIRFRRTDLGGVIVPARHDTIINTRLCSMLGVPAMGDRPAASVSTVEHLMAALAAAGIDNLLVDIDGPEVPVMDGSSRPFLFLIDCAGVTEQAAARRFIEVLKPVELEQGASRVRLVPADRWILDVTIDFENPVIGRERIELELTANGFASELAAARTFGFAHEVEQMRAAGLGRGGSLDNAVVVDGGAVLNPEGLRFADEFVRHKALDAVGDLYLAGAPLLARFEGLAPGHGVNNALLHKLFADPTAWRYTECVAEAGQLHQVAAA
- a CDS encoding helix-turn-helix domain-containing protein, with the protein product MHRDACAMGELARRVDNFVGERIRLRRTLLGMTQEHLAAALDISYQQVQKYETGLNRVSAGRLYEIATKLGVPVAFFFDGLEEIADSIDLDAPKEHGGKNRSTIELVRYFTDITDQTLRTAIIRLIKALSEGGRRDGTPLAPDLDVDNLLADDRERS
- a CDS encoding outer membrane protein assembly factor BamD, which produces MAKAVATERAIAMRMAAQAGRGRKIARAGILLAGMTVLAACSSDNDEPVYVERPVDQIYNEAAGQLDQGEYRDAARSFDEVERQHPYSTWATEAQLMAAYSYYQANEYEDAIAAAQRFIDLHPGNPNVAYAYYLVGLCNYERISDVGRDQDMTRKAMEAFEEVVRRFPDSAYARDARLKIDLARDHLAGKEMQIGRYYLTRGMYIAAINRFRTVVERYQTTTHAPEALHRLTEAYLSLGIEREAQTSAAVLGYNYPGSEWYEDSYALLTGRDLRPVEDKGSWISRAFSSVF